The genomic interval AAAAGCTAAAGTTCGGTAAACATCCAGCACCCATTCACTAACATTACCTGCCATATTATATAATCCGTAATCATTTGGAGGATACTGATAGATCCATGCTGTTATCATAGCCCCGTCATTTAACTTACCTGCGATACCGGCATAATCACCTCTGCCTCTTTTGAAGTTAGCAAGAAAATTACCCATTTCACTGCCAAAAGGATTTCTCAAAGCATGACCATCCCACGGATATAATCTTTTATGCGTTTGGTTCTCATCGAGCCATTGAACGCCTATCAGCGCCTGTGCAGCATACTCCCATTCAGCTTCGGTTGGAAGCCTGTAATCAGGAATTACCAAGCCTGTTTCGATAGGCATTTCTTCAGCTCCCGGGGGTAATTCAACACCCGACAACTGGATAAGATTTCTTCTAACTACCCCGCTTCTCCATTTACAGTAATCAGCAGCCTGGAGCCACGAAATACCTACTATGGGAAAATACCTGAAACCAGGATGCCTTAAATAGTATTTCACATAAGGATCATTAAAGGCTAATTCGCTTCCCCATACAGTTGTATCGGGCAGGGCTGATTGAAAAAATTCTTCAGAGGAATCTTTTGCTACATTAAAAAGATATTCGAGCCAGTGTATGTTAGCAACCTCAGTTTCATCCAAATAAAAAGAAGCAACAGTAACGGTTCTTTCTGTATTGTCATGGGTTTCAAGCATTTCCTGCTCAAAAGAACCCAGTACCGTTCTTCCTCCTTCAATATAAACCAGGTTGGGAGCTCCGGGCGGGGTTATATAATCAGGCACCTGGTAACCACCTTCTTCATTATAGGCTATTCCTGTTACTGTACTTCCGGATCCAGGGCTCCTGCTTGTAGGCCCTGAAGCGCCTCCCCCACATGCAGAGAATAACACTGCAGCGGAAAATATAAAAGATATACCTTTTAATAAATTCATAACTGTTTTCATGATTTTAATATTTAAGTTTCTTAAACGGGCGGCAATATAAATATTGTTAATTTAATCCACAAGTTTTTTATAAATTAATTTTATGAGTACTTTGAAAAAATAAAACTTCCCTTTGAAAACGCACAGATTTTAAAAATATTGTAAAGCCTAAAAAATGTTGTAAATGCTTTAGTACGGATATGATGGATTTTTGTTTAAATAATATACCTATAAATTAAAACGAGTCTCTTGTTGTGATGTCAGGTAGTCTCCTCTATTTACATTGAATACCTTTTAGTCGGCAATCGGCAGTCCACAGTCGGCAGTCGGCAGTCCACAATCAACAGTCCATCCCGAGTACTCGGGAGCAGTCGGCAATTGTTTTTTGCCGACTGGGGACTGTAGATTGCCGACTTTTCTCTTAAGGGGGGGTATGGGGGGTGTTCCACCTGACATGCTATTCCTGTTATTCAAATATCAGTTTTCCTGTAAATGTTTTATCATTATCACTTATTATTCTGTAAAAATACATTCCGCTTCTAAAACTCTCTCTTGTTATTCTAAGCGTATTCGTCTTGATATCCTTTTGAGAGTGAACCATTTGCCCATTGACGTCATATAGCTTAAATGATCTGATCTTACTATTTATATCTCTAATTCTGATATAAATAGCCTCTAAAGAGGGGTTGGGATACATTAACACCATATTAGTTCCCGGCAATTCGTATTCCTTAATGCCTGTAATGCTGGAACCAAAGAAATAAACCGGATTGTTTGCCTTTGTATTATCCATCCCATACGCCTGGTAGGCTCTGTCTACCCTTAATCTTATTTTTACATCCGTTTCAAGTAAAGTATGCCCTGCTGCTAATTTTGGATTGCCTACCCAAAGCAATTCATTATAAAAATCTTTAATTACAAAAGCTATAGTAGGGCTTATGACACCATTAAGAAGAGACATTTTACTATAAATTAATGAATCAAAAACATATTCCAGACTATCTCCTCCATCATACTTAAAGGGTGTAATATATATATAGCTCCTGGCTCCATTAGCAGTTGTATCAGGTTGCCAAATAAGATCATTACCATTTATCGCATCGTCCTGACTGGATTCTGCAAACGCCAAGCTTAACCTTATCCCTTTATCAATATCAATGGCATACCCCGGAAACCATCCCATACCATAAGACACACTATCTCTGTATGGAGATAAAGTACCGTCAGGAAGACCATCTTTACCAACAGACGGGACGTCAACATTCTTTAACAACCTATTGTTCAAATTAGTGCCTCTTTGAGGAGCTACCTGTAAAACAGGGCACCTCGTCCATTTACTTATATCGCTTGTAATCACAATGTCCACATTATTGAGATTATATATCTTTCTTGTTCCAATCTGATACCAACTGCCATTATCACCTACTCTAGCAGCTATATGGTATGGAGCCCAGGTACCATTCAACACATTTAAATATACACCAACAATATCGAGAGCAGTTTCTAATGGAAGCAGCCAGGCTATATCCTTATTGCTAACCCCATCTAGCCATTTCTTTTGTGGATCTTGAAATTCGATTGCAGTACCTTCAATCTGAAAAGCATTGCGCCCACCTTCAAAATACCGTATTTTATACCCTGGATTACTCGCATGAGCAGTGTGAATAGCTATGCCATATTGAGAAATCAACTCCTGAATTCCCTCTGATATTCTGTATTGTGCATAAATAGTATCATTATTTGTAACATTAATTAATTTCCAGTAGTCGTTGGCTTTATAATCAATGGATACGGCACTGACAGATGAATTCTTTACTGAAAAGGGTACACTTCTTATAGCATATTTTACAAAAACATCTTGAGGGCCAAATGGACCAGCAACCTGAGCAAAACTATCAATTTCTAAAACAAATGTTCCTCCTTCAGATTGATTTAGAACTTCTATATCTAAAACACCGTTTGTAACACTATCCTGAACTATTCTCCTTATAATACCCTCTCCTGGTAACTGCGGAAATGAGCTTTTAACTGTTGGTGAGGTTAAGAACGGAAAATTTCCTGCAATGATCGTGTCGCCTACATTAAAAGTACCCGAAGTGTTTTCATAGGCAAGATAAGATGACAACTCCAACCTGAAGTCATTGCCTGATAAGGCAGATTGGTCTGTAACGGTAATATTTACCGGAGCAAACCTGGATTTATAGACAGGTTGTGTTACATAATTGTTAGTTAAGATAGAATCAATTGATTCATTTGATAATTCCAAAACCCTACCCATATTGCCAGTACCTGTAATTCTTTTAACAGGCAGCCCTGTATCCGGATTATCAGGATCATTCGGATCAATCCAGGGATAGACAGGAGTAGCGCAAATAACTTTTACATTACCAAAGCCACGTACATAAGAAGTATCAGTAGCCAAAGGGTCAGCGCTTGCATAAGCAATCACCATATAATAATACATTTTATCGACCAATGGATTACCGGTAAAAGCATCAGTAGTTATTGTAACGGTATTTTGTAATCCTGAATTTGCCCCTTTCACCATAGTCTTATAAACATAAGATTGTGAACCAAAATCCCATACTAAATTACTCAACGTATCAATTCCATCAGCAATATCACTTTGAGCAACTTCCAAAGCCGAAGTTGTATCATCCAAATCTGCTAACGTTACATATTGATTAGCTAATTGAAATACCTGGTATCCCTGGAAAGTATAAATTCTATTTCCGCTGCCTTCCTGGTGAGTTATCGTATTAACCTGTATTGGCACATCATTTAAAATGGAAATGTAATTTTGAGACAGAGTAAACTGAAGTATGATCGTGCTATCGGTTTGATCCGTTATATCGGGCGCTGCAGGTCCGTTAAGTTTTACAAAATTATTATCAAACATCAACTGGATAATATCATCTGCCTCTCTTAATTTTTCTACGGAAGCAAAAACGCCACCGGTTGAGGCCTTGGCCCAGGGTACGGCAAATGTAAAATCTTTAACAGAGCCGGGTAATACCGTAACAGGCCCGAAAGACATAACAAATCTTCTGTCTGCAGGAAAATTTCCTGCCGTATTTTCATCCCAAACAGGCATTGATATAGGATTTGAAATCGATCCGCCAACACCCCAGCCATAAGGATCTGTATCACCGGGAAACATAAAGTCACAAAGAGGATAGGCTTGGTTAGTACCATCCCCTCCGTCATAAGTTAATTTTGTGCCATCTTTCCATATACCCTGTAAATAATTGTAAATATGCTGTGCACTTTCAGGGTTTCCATTAATACTAAAATCGTTATTGTAATAAACAAATTT from Cytophagales bacterium carries:
- the gldJ gene encoding gliding motility lipoprotein GldJ; translated protein: MKTVMNLLKGISFIFSAAVLFSACGGGASGPTSRSPGSGSTVTGIAYNEEGGYQVPDYITPPGAPNLVYIEGGRTVLGSFEQEMLETHDNTERTVTVASFYLDETEVANIHWLEYLFNVAKDSSEEFFQSALPDTTVWGSELAFNDPYVKYYLRHPGFRYFPIVGISWLQAADYCKWRSGVVRRNLIQLSGVELPPGAEEMPIETGLVIPDYRLPTEAEWEYAAQALIGVQWLDENQTHKRLYPWDGHALRNPFGSEMGNFLANFKRGRGDYAGIAGKLNDGAMITAWIYQYPPNDYGLYNMAGNVSEWVLDVYRTLAFEDMDDINPLRRNNTEVDYTKHLYPRRVFLDEETEYDKEGFQSLIDDHVRVFKGGSWRDVAYWMSPGTRRFLDEDSSTADIGFRCAMIRAGTNY
- a CDS encoding T9SS type A sorting domain-containing protein, encoding MKKTNRTFLLVLIAIITGFFQIILAREISDTIRYKSNNSYAADNKSMALCAPPSSLALLDINNVRATMLNAGDLWWNLNDAGYEVPYSFSCDSTQLPKHSLFAGALWLGGVDPGGQLYVVSQKYRQGGDLSFWPGALNDTAAISDTECLAWDNHYKINKDSVYVFRYKYLQGSITSINDIPDEIVYWPSRNNPNITDRDMNKPLAPFVDVNVDGNYNPLDGDYPDIMGDQSIWWVINDAGGIKSPLTPTIGLEVQIEAFAFRASNALNNATFYNYKIINKGSKTLNDTYIGQWVDPDIGQFDDDYVGCDVERGMGFCYNGDNYDEGVSGYGLNPPAIGIDIVKGILADPGDSTDNDRDGVTDEAGEQIIMSKFVYYNNDFSINGNPESAQHIYNYLQGIWKDGTKLTYDGGDGTNQAYPLCDFMFPGDTDPYGWGVGGSISNPISMPVWDENTAGNFPADRRFVMSFGPVTVLPGSVKDFTFAVPWAKASTGGVFASVEKLREADDIIQLMFDNNFVKLNGPAAPDITDQTDSTIILQFTLSQNYISILNDVPIQVNTITHQEGSGNRIYTFQGYQVFQLANQYVTLADLDDTTSALEVAQSDIADGIDTLSNLVWDFGSQSYVYKTMVKGANSGLQNTVTITTDAFTGNPLVDKMYYYMVIAYASADPLATDTSYVRGFGNVKVICATPVYPWIDPNDPDNPDTGLPVKRITGTGNMGRVLELSNESIDSILTNNYVTQPVYKSRFAPVNITVTDQSALSGNDFRLELSSYLAYENTSGTFNVGDTIIAGNFPFLTSPTVKSSFPQLPGEGIIRRIVQDSVTNGVLDIEVLNQSEGGTFVLEIDSFAQVAGPFGPQDVFVKYAIRSVPFSVKNSSVSAVSIDYKANDYWKLINVTNNDTIYAQYRISEGIQELISQYGIAIHTAHASNPGYKIRYFEGGRNAFQIEGTAIEFQDPQKKWLDGVSNKDIAWLLPLETALDIVGVYLNVLNGTWAPYHIAARVGDNGSWYQIGTRKIYNLNNVDIVITSDISKWTRCPVLQVAPQRGTNLNNRLLKNVDVPSVGKDGLPDGTLSPYRDSVSYGMGWFPGYAIDIDKGIRLSLAFAESSQDDAINGNDLIWQPDTTANGARSYIYITPFKYDGGDSLEYVFDSLIYSKMSLLNGVISPTIAFVIKDFYNELLWVGNPKLAAGHTLLETDVKIRLRVDRAYQAYGMDNTKANNPVYFFGSSITGIKEYELPGTNMVLMYPNPSLEAIYIRIRDINSKIRSFKLYDVNGQMVHSQKDIKTNTLRITRESFRSGMYFYRIISDNDKTFTGKLIFE